One genomic window of uncultured delta proteobacterium includes the following:
- a CDS encoding conserved hypothetical protein (Evidence 4 : Homologs of previously reported genes of unknown function), whose product MSPRPFINVAWNRPFLPALIDIALDLTDGDMGRAFCVFPHSRPALYLTETIRNDERIPKPCVLPRMESVSGLFGLIRAAARQDAATGAVPVGILDQVALLLHIVRDLRDTHGGLLRDLPLDDSKRFFPWGVRLANLMEEFFTHNREPDDYIHMEDQVTPFAAALLENLGTIHARYVAALRERGWTTPGFDAASVVRIIARGEDLSRIPGMAGKQIILAGFHTLTGSQQVLFRTLWERHGAAVCLHADPNIVPGGSAEPHWSCTDLIRWAGAWQTTITPFTAAPGSEPDAAHGAPRKPGEPVITFRAGYDVHSQISALAEELRALGHNPHNSHTFEGAARPAGESRAVVLPDTSLLMPVLHHLPDADRNISMGYPLARSPLFRLVECILAMQETKRGSGYHWKALIALLRHPYLKMLDPSPAPDQTPDQGKGRRNPSGHNFRRFLHHAERVVRASRRFAPLRDLAARTAATVTDGAGTGPEEAATALSAQSLAPSLALFSRILDAAVFRWESIATPGDLATALQGLVDLMRDHGAALWDHFPIDAECLYRLSVSVIPQLAHTALKEEHLPPETLFAVLRNLLAQERVPFEAYPLVGDQILGVLETRLLHFDRLFILDLTEDKLPGTSGHDPLLPDSLRGLTGLPGKRGREKVAAYNFFRLVNGARQVTLYWQEGVTAQGLNDAKKTRSRFVEELLWKEEEKLGRILTPEHPEKAGCDGPLSLISCRLPAVPREHRTIPAKDAAMRRMQTILEGDLSPSLLDAYLRCPAQFFYQRVGRIREVEGVVEGRDPLGTGTFLHEVLRGYFTDRLDKPLTADAAAAAALCDAFSRQFAESELSRTLPADDRIMLEEAVPPILRTLLENHAGRIPRHVEEKFRAAVIVDGKERTLGGVIDRVDEEAGQLLVLDYKTGHVPLVKHAVWQDDAFWDALEAWRPGGSGEYSGGSGGTGGSGDPLAAVAKAFASVQLPAYIYMAGRQTGRAVRDAAYVPLRMGAKDTPLFGEKTAEDVRERAITERIPALFRFLLRHMANAENFPPRSGQNCDWCLYKNLCIIAR is encoded by the coding sequence GTGAGCCCGCGCCCGTTCATCAACGTCGCCTGGAACCGCCCGTTCCTTCCGGCGCTCATCGACATCGCCCTGGACCTGACGGACGGCGACATGGGCCGCGCGTTCTGCGTGTTCCCGCACAGCCGGCCCGCCCTGTACCTGACGGAAACCATCAGAAACGACGAACGCATCCCCAAGCCCTGCGTCCTGCCGCGCATGGAGTCCGTGTCCGGCCTGTTCGGCCTTATCCGCGCGGCCGCGCGGCAGGACGCCGCAACCGGGGCCGTCCCCGTGGGCATTCTCGACCAGGTGGCCTTGCTCCTGCACATCGTGCGGGACCTGCGGGACACGCACGGCGGGCTGCTCCGCGACCTGCCCCTTGACGACTCGAAGCGGTTCTTCCCCTGGGGCGTGCGGCTTGCCAACCTGATGGAGGAGTTTTTCACCCACAACCGGGAACCCGACGACTACATTCACATGGAAGACCAGGTAACGCCCTTCGCGGCGGCCCTCCTGGAAAACCTGGGCACCATCCATGCGCGGTACGTCGCAGCCCTGCGGGAACGCGGCTGGACAACGCCGGGATTTGACGCGGCCTCGGTCGTCCGGATCATCGCACGGGGCGAAGACCTTTCCCGCATTCCGGGCATGGCCGGAAAACAGATCATCCTGGCCGGGTTCCACACCCTGACCGGCTCGCAGCAGGTGCTGTTCCGCACCCTCTGGGAGCGGCACGGCGCCGCCGTCTGCCTGCATGCCGACCCGAACATCGTGCCCGGCGGTTCCGCCGAGCCGCACTGGAGCTGCACGGACCTCATCCGCTGGGCCGGGGCGTGGCAAACGACGATCACCCCCTTTACCGCCGCGCCCGGATCGGAGCCGGATGCCGCTCACGGCGCGCCCCGCAAGCCGGGCGAACCGGTCATCACCTTCCGGGCCGGGTACGACGTGCATTCGCAGATCAGCGCGTTAGCGGAAGAACTGCGCGCCCTTGGGCATAATCCGCATAATTCCCATACGTTCGAGGGCGCGGCCCGGCCCGCAGGGGAATCCCGCGCGGTGGTCCTGCCGGACACCAGCCTCCTCATGCCCGTGCTGCACCATCTGCCGGACGCGGACCGCAACATCTCCATGGGCTACCCCCTGGCCCGCTCGCCGCTGTTCCGGCTGGTGGAATGCATCCTGGCCATGCAGGAGACAAAACGCGGCAGCGGCTACCACTGGAAGGCCCTTATCGCGCTGCTCCGGCACCCGTACCTCAAGATGCTCGACCCGTCCCCCGCCCCGGACCAAACGCCGGATCAGGGAAAAGGCCGACGGAATCCGTCCGGCCACAATTTCCGGCGGTTTCTGCACCATGCGGAGCGCGTGGTGCGCGCTTCCCGGCGGTTCGCGCCGCTGAGGGACCTGGCGGCGCGCACCGCCGCGACCGTCACCGACGGCGCGGGAACCGGACCGGAAGAGGCGGCAACCGCCCTGTCAGCCCAGTCTTTGGCCCCATCATTAGCGTTATTCTCCCGCATCCTGGACGCCGCCGTCTTCCGCTGGGAGAGCATTGCAACACCGGGCGATCTGGCGACGGCGCTGCAAGGGCTTGTCGACCTCATGCGCGACCACGGCGCGGCCCTGTGGGACCATTTCCCGATAGACGCGGAGTGTCTCTACCGGCTGAGCGTCTCCGTCATACCCCAACTGGCCCATACCGCCCTGAAAGAGGAACATCTCCCCCCGGAAACCCTGTTCGCCGTCCTGCGGAACCTGCTGGCCCAAGAACGCGTGCCGTTTGAAGCTTACCCCCTCGTGGGTGACCAGATCCTGGGTGTTCTGGAAACGCGGCTTTTGCATTTTGACCGCCTTTTCATCCTTGACCTCACGGAAGACAAACTGCCCGGAACGAGCGGACATGACCCGCTCCTGCCCGATTCCCTCCGGGGACTCACCGGCCTGCCCGGCAAGCGGGGGCGGGAAAAGGTGGCGGCGTATAACTTTTTCCGCCTCGTCAACGGCGCGCGGCAGGTCACCCTCTACTGGCAGGAAGGCGTGACCGCCCAGGGCCTGAACGACGCGAAAAAGACGCGCAGCCGGTTTGTGGAGGAACTCCTCTGGAAAGAGGAGGAAAAACTCGGCCGCATCCTGACCCCGGAACACCCTGAAAAAGCGGGCTGCGACGGCCCCTTGAGCCTCATTTCCTGCCGTCTCCCCGCCGTGCCCCGCGAACACAGGACCATTCCCGCCAAAGACGCGGCAATGCGCCGCATGCAAACCATCCTGGAAGGCGACCTGTCCCCTTCGCTGCTCGATGCCTATCTTCGCTGCCCCGCGCAGTTTTTTTACCAGCGCGTCGGCCGCATCCGCGAGGTGGAAGGCGTGGTGGAAGGCCGCGACCCGCTCGGCACCGGCACTTTTTTGCACGAGGTGCTGCGCGGGTATTTCACGGACCGGCTGGACAAGCCCCTCACGGCGGATGCAGCCGCCGCAGCCGCCCTGTGCGATGCGTTCTCGCGGCAGTTCGCGGAGAGCGAATTATCCCGCACCCTCCCGGCGGATGACCGTATCATGCTGGAAGAGGCCGTGCCCCCCATTCTGCGGACCCTCCTGGAAAACCACGCGGGCCGCATCCCGCGCCACGTCGAGGAAAAATTCCGGGCGGCCGTCATTGTGGACGGAAAAGAACGTACCCTTGGCGGCGTTATCGACAGGGTGGACGAAGAGGCCGGGCAATTGCTGGTGCTGGACTACAAAACAGGCCACGTGCCCCTGGTCAAACATGCCGTCTGGCAGGACGACGCCTTCTGGGACGCGCTGGAAGCATGGCGGCCCGGCGGGTCCGGCGAGTATTCCGGCGGCTCCGGCGGGACTGGCGGCTCTGGTGACCCGCTTGCCGCCGTTGCCAAGGCCTTCGCCAGCGTGCAACTGCCCGCCTATATTTACATGGCAGGCCGGCAGACGGGCCGGGCCGTGCGCGACGCCGCCTATGTCCCGTTGCGGATGGGCGCCAAGGATACCCCCCTCTTCGGCGAAAAAACGGCGGAGGATGTCCGGGAGCGGGCGATTACGGAACGCATCCCCGCGCTTTTCCGGTTTCTCTTGCGGCACATGGCAAACGCGGAAAACTTTCCCCCCAGGTCTGGTCAAAATTGCGACTGGTGTTTATATAAAAACCTGTGTATTATAGCGCGGTGA
- a CDS encoding UvrD/REP helicase, which produces MATGMEQITASAGSGKTYTLTRRFLWHLAGALPDGGPSLCLLEGREAPRGDNAPYSLAGILAATFTNKAAAEMQARVVRELKQQALAKGKGDPEFPLTPEQARHWITVILRRYDAVNIRTIDSLLNLLVRLNALSLSLPPDFAPLFTLDEALLPLYDALLDQADQEPEGYVANLLRGACRSLLFHHRAKGVAAGDILRKRLRELIDLHLNGSPLPSEEDGKKAAAMLASLCAAMHDAAAALGTMVDDENLSLNANALKFLQKCQECPAMTVPDFADSFAQKADFDEWLNKASKGKASADAAAAFRDLLAAYGRLKAYGPPLVTTREYMPLVALAMPLLEGLETVQRESGSVPASRLPSLARESLESGNGVSDAFCRLGDTLVHLLFDEFQDTSTDQWRAIIPLVEECLARGGTLTYVGDVKQAIYGWRGGNAELFNAVALDENLTAMLPEPPRTTTLDCNWRSAPAIVHTNNRIFGQLADAAFVGRILEAMLPAATEPGVFADAARSLAASFAGCRQDVPEKNRSKEGYVRLTRIEAKYTADLMDAVKEALRVLLQGGLQDGILSRRNPGEVAVLVRTNREAGLVSDWLAEWRIPVATEHSFRLGSHPLVTRLVDTLAFLEYPMDDTAFWSAAGSPELFGDRMPGFATLTDWLAAARELPAAPPLYAAFRAAFPEAWQRTLAPFHDQTGLLSAYDMVRELIRHCRLFERFPEQAPFLQRFSEVAYAAESKGFSSLSAFLEYWAESGMDERVPMPENMDAVRILSMHKAKGLEFPVVVVPFHHQADPPYKPLAIDASSGTPLVTYRENSAAESIRGIVEQINLLYVAWTRPTEELYGFITQSGHSASRSSLGKALETLLETTPFTHGEFTYGKLPLPPLLAGGSPAPCPIAEIPAETPVEPAPLAQETGLPLMAWLPRLKIFRNPMGEKGFSERQRGLLAHACLESLRLTGDLAADVARAVDQGLRAFPIPMPDPDGVRRAMADMLAWYGSLPETATWMRHGSPEQPLMDADGSIRRVDLLVDAPDAPLLAVEYKTGRPSPDHILQVERYLSLLSRSVRRREPERETTGIVVYLDRRECIPVACPPVPGQEDRP; this is translated from the coding sequence ATGGCGACAGGCATGGAACAAATCACGGCGTCCGCCGGGTCGGGGAAAACCTACACCCTGACCCGCCGCTTTTTGTGGCACCTCGCGGGGGCGCTCCCCGACGGCGGGCCGTCCCTCTGCCTGCTCGAGGGCCGGGAAGCCCCCAGAGGGGACAACGCGCCCTATTCCCTGGCGGGTATTCTGGCCGCCACCTTCACCAACAAGGCCGCGGCGGAAATGCAGGCCAGGGTCGTCCGGGAGCTGAAACAGCAGGCCCTGGCAAAGGGAAAAGGCGACCCGGAATTTCCCCTTACCCCGGAACAGGCCCGGCACTGGATCACGGTCATTCTCCGCCGGTATGACGCGGTCAACATCAGGACCATCGACAGCCTGCTCAACCTGCTCGTGCGGCTCAACGCCCTCTCTCTCTCCCTGCCGCCGGATTTCGCCCCCCTCTTCACGCTGGACGAGGCCCTGCTCCCCCTGTACGACGCCCTGCTCGACCAGGCGGACCAGGAACCGGAAGGATACGTGGCGAACCTTCTGCGGGGCGCCTGCCGCTCGCTCCTCTTCCACCACCGCGCCAAGGGCGTGGCCGCGGGCGACATTCTGCGCAAGCGCCTCCGGGAACTCATCGACCTGCATTTGAACGGTTCCCCTTTGCCGAGCGAGGAAGACGGCAAAAAGGCCGCCGCCATGCTGGCCTCCCTGTGCGCGGCCATGCATGACGCCGCCGCCGCCCTGGGAACCATGGTCGATGACGAGAATCTCTCCCTCAACGCCAACGCTCTGAAATTTCTTCAAAAATGCCAGGAATGTCCGGCCATGACCGTGCCGGACTTCGCGGATTCCTTCGCCCAAAAGGCGGATTTTGACGAGTGGCTGAACAAGGCTTCCAAAGGCAAGGCCTCCGCCGACGCGGCCGCCGCCTTCCGCGACCTCCTTGCCGCCTACGGCAGATTGAAGGCCTACGGCCCGCCGCTCGTCACCACCCGCGAATACATGCCGCTCGTGGCCCTGGCAATGCCGCTGCTCGAAGGCCTGGAAACCGTGCAGCGCGAATCGGGCAGCGTGCCCGCCTCCCGGTTACCCTCGCTCGCGCGGGAATCCCTGGAATCGGGCAACGGGGTATCCGACGCGTTCTGCCGCCTGGGGGATACGCTGGTCCACCTGCTGTTCGACGAGTTCCAGGATACCAGCACGGACCAGTGGCGGGCCATCATCCCCCTGGTTGAGGAATGCCTCGCGCGCGGGGGGACCCTGACGTATGTCGGGGACGTGAAACAAGCCATTTACGGCTGGCGCGGGGGCAACGCGGAGCTCTTCAACGCCGTGGCTCTGGATGAAAACCTTACGGCCATGCTGCCGGAACCGCCCCGCACGACAACACTCGACTGCAACTGGCGAAGCGCCCCGGCCATCGTGCATACCAACAACCGCATTTTCGGCCAGCTGGCGGACGCGGCCTTTGTCGGGCGCATCCTTGAGGCCATGCTGCCCGCCGCCACCGAGCCCGGCGTGTTCGCGGACGCGGCCCGCTCCCTTGCCGCCTCCTTCGCCGGGTGCCGCCAGGACGTGCCGGAGAAAAACAGAAGCAAAGAAGGCTACGTGCGCCTCACCCGGATAGAGGCCAAGTACACGGCGGACCTGATGGACGCGGTCAAGGAAGCCCTGCGTGTCCTTTTGCAAGGCGGGCTGCAAGACGGGATACTCTCCCGGCGGAACCCCGGGGAAGTGGCCGTGCTCGTCCGCACGAACAGGGAGGCCGGGCTCGTTTCCGACTGGCTGGCGGAATGGCGGATTCCCGTGGCCACGGAGCACAGTTTCCGCCTGGGAAGCCACCCGCTCGTGACCCGGCTCGTGGATACCCTGGCCTTCCTGGAATACCCCATGGACGACACCGCCTTCTGGAGCGCGGCAGGTTCCCCGGAATTGTTCGGCGACAGGATGCCCGGCTTTGCGACCCTTACGGACTGGCTTGCCGCCGCCAGGGAACTCCCCGCCGCGCCGCCGCTGTACGCGGCGTTCCGCGCGGCGTTTCCCGAGGCCTGGCAGCGGACCTTGGCGCCGTTCCACGACCAGACCGGGCTGTTGAGCGCCTATGACATGGTGCGCGAACTGATCCGGCACTGCCGCCTGTTCGAGCGTTTTCCGGAGCAGGCCCCGTTCCTGCAACGCTTTTCGGAAGTGGCGTACGCGGCGGAAAGCAAGGGATTTTCCTCCCTTTCCGCCTTTCTCGAGTACTGGGCGGAGTCCGGCATGGACGAGCGCGTGCCCATGCCCGAAAACATGGACGCCGTGCGTATCTTGAGCATGCACAAAGCCAAGGGGCTGGAATTTCCCGTGGTGGTCGTGCCCTTCCACCATCAGGCGGACCCGCCGTACAAACCGCTGGCGATCGACGCGTCTTCCGGCACGCCGCTCGTCACCTACCGGGAAAACAGCGCGGCGGAATCCATCCGGGGCATCGTGGAGCAGATCAACCTCCTGTACGTCGCCTGGACCAGGCCGACGGAGGAGCTGTACGGTTTCATCACCCAGAGCGGGCACAGCGCCTCGCGCTCATCCCTGGGCAAGGCCCTGGAAACGCTGCTGGAAACCACCCCTTTCACGCACGGCGAATTCACTTACGGCAAATTGCCGCTCCCTCCCCTGCTTGCGGGGGGGAGCCCGGCCCCCTGCCCCATTGCGGAAATTCCGGCGGAAACGCCGGTGGAACCGGCACCCCTCGCCCAGGAAACCGGCCTGCCCCTGATGGCCTGGCTGCCCCGGCTCAAAATTTTCCGCAACCCCATGGGGGAAAAGGGTTTTTCCGAGCGGCAGCGCGGGCTCCTGGCCCATGCCTGCCTTGAGTCCCTGCGCTTGACGGGCGATTTGGCGGCGGACGTGGCGCGGGCCGTGGACCAGGGCCTCCGGGCCTTCCCCATCCCCATGCCCGATCCGGACGGCGTGCGCCGCGCAATGGCGGACATGCTGGCCTGGTACGGCTCCCTGCCGGAAACCGCAACCTGGATGCGCCACGGCAGCCCGGAGCAACCCCTGATGGACGCGGACGGCTCCATCCGCCGGGTCGATCTCCTGGTGGACGCGCCTGACGCGCCGCTGCTGGCCGTGGAGTACAAGACGGGCCGCCCGTCCCCGGACCACATCCTCCAGGTGGAACGCTACCTTTCCCTGCTGTCCCGATCCGTGCGCCGCAGAGAGCCGGAGCGGGAAACGACCGGCATCGTCGTGTACCTTGACCGGCGGGAATGCATCCCCGTCGCCTGTCCTCCCGTTCCCGGACAGGAGGACAGGCCGTGA
- a CDS encoding transposase — MIKRKTEQQGMMELVYIEQLVPKEHLLRKIDKAIDFRFIYDKVKDRYCPDNGRPAVDPVVLFKMLFIGYLFGIRSEQQLIREIEVNVAYRWFLGFTLTDKIPHASTFSQNRRRRFNDSPVYQEIFDEIVLQAIKRKMVDGKTLYTDSTHLKASANKGKYDKAQVLKSVRDYVEELDRDIDEDRRKHGKKPLPPRDETPETKEIKVSTTDPDSGYMVREGKPKGFFYLDHRTVDGICGIITDSFVTPGNVHDSQPYLSRLDRQRKRFGFNVESAGLDAAYFTPHICKGLVERDIYGVIGYSRPTHRAGYLRKRDFVYDETCDCQLCPQNRVLRYRTTTRDGYREYVSDPSVCRNCSLLGQCTASRNHTKAVTRHIWQEYKDIINEYRYEDKGKAIYKRRKETVERSFADGKELHGHRYARFRGLAKVQMQCLLSAACQNMKKIALRIWERSNGPCGPGFSRSQTTLSRLFSHLWRICSAPKSAVPA; from the coding sequence ATGATAAAGCGCAAAACCGAACAGCAAGGCATGATGGAACTGGTATATATCGAGCAACTCGTGCCTAAAGAACATCTTCTTCGTAAAATCGACAAGGCTATCGACTTCAGATTCATCTATGACAAGGTCAAAGATAGATACTGTCCCGATAACGGCAGGCCGGCAGTTGATCCGGTTGTGCTATTCAAGATGCTTTTTATTGGGTATTTGTTCGGCATTCGCAGCGAGCAACAGTTGATTCGCGAAATCGAAGTCAATGTCGCATATCGTTGGTTTCTCGGCTTTACTCTCACCGACAAAATCCCCCACGCCAGCACCTTCAGCCAAAACCGCCGCAGGCGTTTCAATGACAGCCCGGTTTACCAGGAAATTTTTGACGAGATTGTGCTCCAGGCCATAAAGCGCAAGATGGTGGACGGCAAAACGCTGTACACCGATTCAACCCACCTGAAAGCCAGTGCCAACAAGGGAAAATATGACAAGGCCCAGGTGCTCAAATCCGTACGCGATTATGTGGAGGAACTTGACCGGGACATTGATGAAGACCGCCGCAAGCATGGCAAAAAGCCTTTGCCGCCCCGCGATGAGACTCCGGAAACCAAGGAAATCAAGGTCAGCACCACGGACCCGGACAGCGGGTATATGGTGCGCGAGGGCAAACCCAAGGGTTTTTTCTATCTGGATCACCGTACCGTGGACGGAATCTGCGGCATCATAACCGACAGTTTCGTTACCCCCGGCAATGTGCATGACTCTCAGCCCTACCTCTCCCGCCTTGATCGCCAACGGAAGCGTTTTGGTTTCAACGTCGAGTCCGCAGGCCTTGATGCAGCCTACTTCACTCCCCATATCTGCAAAGGCCTTGTGGAAAGAGATATTTATGGAGTCATCGGGTACAGCCGCCCCACACACCGCGCGGGTTACCTGCGCAAAAGGGATTTTGTCTATGATGAGACTTGTGACTGCCAGCTCTGCCCGCAAAACCGAGTCCTGCGCTATAGGACAACGACCCGGGACGGTTACCGTGAATATGTCTCGGACCCGTCCGTTTGCCGCAACTGCTCCCTTCTCGGGCAATGCACCGCCAGTCGCAACCATACCAAAGCAGTAACGCGCCATATCTGGCAGGAATATAAAGATATAATCAACGAATATCGCTACGAGGACAAAGGCAAAGCCATCTACAAACGCCGTAAGGAGACAGTGGAGCGGAGCTTTGCCGACGGCAAGGAATTACATGGGCATCGCTACGCCCGCTTCCGAGGCCTTGCGAAGGTCCAGATGCAATGCCTCTTGTCCGCCGCCTGCCAGAACATGAAGAAAATAGCCCTGCGCATCTGGGAGCGGTCAAACGGCCCTTGCGGCCCAGGCTTTTCCCGCTCCCAAACGACACTTTCCCGCTTGTTTTCCCATCTTTGGAGAATTTGCTCCGCTCCAAAATCCGCAGTGCCCGCATAA
- the atoB gene encoding acetyl-CoA acetyltransferase (Evidence 2a : Function of homologous gene experimentally demonstrated in an other organism; Product type c : carrier), protein MKTSVVICAAARTAIGGFNGSLSGVPADELAATAIKAALERANVKPEMVDEVILGSVLQGGKGQNVSRRASIKAGLPVTTPTMTLNKVCGSGLKSVVLAAQAIQCGDAEIIVAGGTENMSSAVYALDKARTGYRMGNATIIDTMVNDGLTDDFEGYHMGITAENLVEKYGLTREELDAFALASQEKAAEAQYQDAFKEEICPVVIKTKKGDVVFEKDEHIRNECTIDALAKLKPAFKKDGAVTAGNSSGINDGAAAIVVMSEAKAKELGIKPLARIAAYASGGVEPSVMGIGPVPACRAALKKAGWTVNDLDVIEANEAFAAQSICVARDLGFPMEKVNMHGGAIALGHPVGASGARILTTLLHIMKQKNGRKGLATLCIGGGMGVCLLVERIAD, encoded by the coding sequence ATGAAAACGTCCGTCGTCATCTGCGCTGCCGCGCGTACCGCCATTGGCGGGTTTAACGGTTCTCTCTCCGGCGTTCCCGCCGACGAACTCGCCGCCACCGCCATCAAGGCCGCTCTGGAACGGGCCAACGTCAAACCGGAGATGGTGGACGAAGTCATCCTCGGCTCCGTGCTGCAGGGCGGCAAAGGGCAGAACGTTTCCCGCCGCGCGTCCATCAAGGCGGGCCTTCCCGTCACCACCCCGACCATGACGCTGAACAAGGTCTGCGGCTCCGGCCTCAAGTCCGTGGTGCTGGCCGCCCAGGCCATCCAGTGCGGCGATGCGGAAATTATCGTGGCCGGCGGCACGGAAAACATGTCCTCCGCTGTCTACGCCCTGGACAAGGCCCGCACCGGCTACCGCATGGGCAACGCCACAATCATCGATACCATGGTGAACGACGGCCTGACGGACGACTTTGAAGGCTACCACATGGGCATCACCGCCGAAAACCTGGTGGAAAAATACGGCCTCACCCGCGAAGAACTTGACGCCTTCGCCCTCGCCTCCCAGGAAAAGGCCGCCGAGGCTCAGTACCAGGACGCGTTCAAGGAAGAAATCTGCCCGGTCGTCATCAAGACCAAGAAGGGCGACGTCGTGTTCGAAAAAGACGAACACATCCGCAACGAATGCACCATTGACGCCCTTGCCAAGCTGAAACCCGCCTTCAAAAAGGACGGCGCGGTCACGGCCGGCAACTCTTCGGGCATCAACGACGGCGCGGCCGCCATCGTGGTGATGAGCGAAGCCAAAGCCAAGGAACTGGGCATCAAACCACTCGCCCGCATCGCGGCGTATGCTTCCGGCGGCGTTGAACCCTCCGTCATGGGCATCGGCCCCGTGCCCGCCTGCCGCGCCGCCCTCAAAAAAGCCGGCTGGACCGTCAACGACCTCGACGTGATCGAAGCCAACGAAGCTTTTGCCGCACAGAGCATTTGCGTTGCGCGCGACCTCGGGTTCCCGATGGAAAAAGTCAACATGCACGGCGGCGCCATTGCGCTCGGCCACCCTGTCGGCGCTTCCGGCGCGCGCATCCTGACCACCCTCCTGCACATCATGAAGCAGAAAAACGGCCGCAAAGGCCTTGCCACGCTGTGCATCGGCGGCGGCATGGGCGTGTGCCTGCTCGTCGAACGCATCGCGGACTAG
- a CDS encoding conserved hypothetical protein (Evidence 4 : Homologs of previously reported genes of unknown function) — translation MISASGKIGRVVAFRLTPGEDILKGFAEACEKHNLNNGLILTGIGSLRTARFFNPIPLKDRKIGYGYGDPIVLTGPIELVSTSGMICKGDKGETLFHVHCNFSDQNGGGWGGHLIEGNTVLITADFVIGEVEGLNMGRRFDEDVELMIFNPQPV, via the coding sequence ATGATTTCAGCGAGTGGAAAAATCGGCCGCGTCGTGGCCTTCCGTCTGACCCCGGGCGAGGACATCCTGAAAGGGTTTGCCGAGGCTTGCGAAAAGCACAACCTGAATAACGGCCTGATCCTGACGGGTATCGGCAGCCTGCGGACCGCGCGGTTTTTCAACCCCATCCCCCTGAAAGACCGGAAGATAGGGTACGGCTACGGCGATCCCATCGTGCTGACAGGGCCCATTGAGCTTGTCAGCACCAGCGGCATGATCTGTAAGGGAGACAAAGGCGAAACCTTGTTCCACGTGCACTGCAATTTCAGTGACCAGAACGGCGGCGGCTGGGGCGGGCACCTCATCGAAGGCAACACGGTGCTTATCACGGCGGATTTCGTGATCGGCGAGGTGGAAGGCCTGAACATGGGCCGCCGTTTCGACGAAGACGTCGAGTTGATGATCTTCAACCCGCAACCGGTGTAA
- the tdh gene encoding L-threonine 3-dehydrogenase: MQTMKCVVKEEAGPGHLALVTRPVPQPGPREVLTKVLGAAICGTDVHINQWDEWAQKRIRPGVVIGHEFAGEVVEVGPGVKSVKVGDIVSAESHIVCNTCEMCHNGYQHVCYNTELFGVTRDGCFAEYAIVPEENAFVCDPSLPVEISSMMEPLGVAIHGIMEFPVAAKTVAIIGCGPIGAMAVAVAKKVGAESVIALEPNPMRGAMALKMGADHLINPIEQDPVEAVKALTRGGKGVDVVVDYSGNVRAVSASFSYCKPEAKIVAVGIPSKPIEFHMGEFVYRGLTMKGIAGRLMYQNWEQMRGLLAAGLDVSAVVTHTLPLDDFAKGLDLMEKGECGKTILKP; the protein is encoded by the coding sequence ATGCAGACCATGAAATGCGTCGTCAAGGAAGAAGCCGGCCCGGGCCATCTTGCGCTGGTTACCAGACCCGTTCCCCAACCCGGCCCGCGCGAAGTGCTCACGAAGGTGCTCGGAGCGGCCATCTGCGGCACGGACGTCCATATCAACCAATGGGACGAATGGGCCCAAAAGCGCATCAGGCCCGGCGTCGTCATCGGGCACGAATTCGCGGGGGAGGTCGTCGAAGTCGGGCCCGGCGTGAAAAGCGTCAAGGTCGGGGACATCGTGTCCGCCGAATCGCACATTGTTTGCAATACCTGCGAGATGTGCCACAACGGGTACCAGCACGTCTGCTACAACACCGAGTTGTTCGGGGTGACCCGCGACGGCTGCTTTGCCGAATACGCGATTGTGCCGGAAGAAAACGCCTTTGTCTGCGACCCGTCCCTGCCCGTGGAAATCTCAAGCATGATGGAGCCGCTGGGCGTTGCGATCCACGGCATAATGGAATTCCCGGTGGCGGCCAAAACAGTCGCCATCATCGGTTGCGGTCCCATCGGCGCCATGGCCGTGGCCGTGGCGAAGAAGGTCGGGGCCGAATCGGTTATCGCGCTGGAGCCCAACCCGATGCGGGGAGCCATGGCCCTGAAAATGGGGGCCGACCATTTAATCAACCCCATCGAGCAGGACCCGGTCGAGGCTGTAAAAGCCCTGACCCGGGGCGGCAAGGGCGTGGACGTGGTGGTGGATTACTCCGGCAACGTCCGCGCCGTCAGCGCATCCTTCTCCTACTGCAAACCCGAGGCGAAAATCGTGGCCGTGGGCATCCCCTCCAAGCCCATCGAATTCCATATGGGTGAATTCGTCTACCGCGGCCTGACCATGAAAGGCATTGCCGGGCGCCTGATGTACCAGAACTGGGAACAAATGCGCGGGCTCCTCGCCGCCGGGCTCGACGTCTCCGCCGTGGTCACCCACACCCTGCCCCTGGACGACTTTGCAAAGGGCCTGGACCTCATGGAAAAGGGCGAGTGCGGCAAAACCATCCTGAAACCGTAA